A window of Streptomyces armeniacus contains these coding sequences:
- a CDS encoding peptidoglycan-binding domain-containing protein: MRTSRKLTRPAALAASVAVAGALFAAPGVVQASEPDTSSSSSAPSKAAAGKGVEAFQERHGLPETGSINTATAKALQKASDAELHKTFRTAADLPPAELENARTVIGVGKGAQIPEQGQVIALMTAMQESKFVNYLEPVDHDSLGIFQQRPSTGWGTPEQITHVPTSSKSFYGVAPFGSNPGLIQIPNWETRPPGEVCDAVQHSAFPERYAQWEQFARDLLAAESPTVPPIP, from the coding sequence TTGCGCACTTCCCGTAAGCTCACCCGCCCAGCGGCACTGGCCGCTTCCGTCGCCGTCGCCGGCGCGCTGTTCGCGGCGCCCGGCGTGGTCCAGGCCTCCGAGCCCGACACGTCCTCTTCCTCGTCCGCCCCCTCGAAGGCGGCGGCCGGCAAGGGCGTGGAGGCGTTCCAGGAGCGGCACGGACTGCCCGAGACCGGCTCCATCAACACCGCGACCGCCAAGGCCCTGCAGAAGGCGTCCGACGCCGAACTGCACAAGACCTTCCGCACCGCGGCCGACCTGCCGCCCGCGGAACTCGAGAACGCCCGCACCGTCATCGGTGTCGGCAAGGGCGCCCAGATTCCGGAACAGGGCCAGGTCATCGCGCTGATGACGGCCATGCAGGAGTCGAAGTTCGTCAACTACCTGGAGCCGGTCGACCACGACTCCCTGGGCATCTTCCAGCAGCGGCCCAGCACCGGCTGGGGCACGCCGGAGCAGATCACGCACGTGCCGACCTCGTCCAAGTCCTTCTACGGAGTGGCCCCGTTCGGCAGCAACCCCGGGCTGATCCAGATCCCGAACTGGGAGACGAGGCCGCCGGGTGAGGTCTGCGACGCCGTCCAGCACTCGGCATTCCCCGAGCGCTACGCGCAGTGGGAGCAGTTCGCCCGCGACCTGCTCGCCGCGGAGAGCCCCACGGTCCCGCCGATTCCCTGA
- a CDS encoding C39 family peptidase: MRKRLVSTAVAAAAVGSLVVPGIAQAEQPERPRSVSVLSKGSEAGTAVVSGQNKPGTRLDIEGARTSSAHTLPVDYQVQETGYWCGPAATRIALSARIAPPSQADLAVQLGTTEAGTDHISQVTGVLNANLGTGWYETKEMPNDPPTQEQKDLLWSDIVKDIDNNYPLVTNIVAPPGNQPPGYPPDQTIYHYFSVIGYDDANRTVLIADPASFGGNQIYWLSFDQLATLIPPKGYAA; encoded by the coding sequence ATGCGCAAGAGACTTGTGTCCACAGCGGTCGCCGCCGCCGCGGTCGGCTCCCTCGTCGTCCCGGGCATCGCCCAGGCGGAGCAGCCCGAGCGCCCGCGGAGCGTGTCCGTACTCAGCAAGGGCTCGGAGGCCGGCACCGCGGTCGTCAGCGGCCAGAACAAGCCGGGCACCCGCCTCGACATCGAGGGGGCGCGCACCTCGAGCGCGCACACGCTCCCCGTCGACTACCAGGTGCAGGAGACCGGTTACTGGTGCGGCCCGGCCGCCACCCGGATCGCCCTGTCCGCGCGTATCGCCCCGCCCAGCCAGGCCGATCTGGCCGTGCAGCTCGGCACCACCGAGGCCGGCACGGACCACATCAGCCAGGTGACCGGCGTGCTCAACGCCAACCTCGGCACGGGCTGGTACGAGACCAAGGAGATGCCCAACGATCCGCCGACCCAGGAGCAGAAGGACCTGCTCTGGAGCGACATCGTCAAGGACATCGACAACAACTACCCGCTCGTCACCAACATCGTCGCGCCGCCCGGCAACCAGCCGCCCGGCTACCCGCCGGACCAGACGATCTACCACTACTTCTCGGTGATCGGGTACGACGACGCGAACCGCACGGTCCTCATCGCCGACCCGGCGTCGTTCGGCGGCAACCAGATCTACTGGCTGTCGTTCGACCAGCTCGCCACCCTCATCCCGCCGAAGGGATACGCGGCCTGA
- a CDS encoding CaiB/BaiF CoA transferase family protein, translating into MNDSHDCPDAAPDGTPAAPAAPLAGVRVLDLATLFAGPLAATMLGDFGAEVIKVEHPRKPDPSRGHGPAKDGVGLWWKLLGRNKRNLTLDLSTPGGRDVLLRLAAEADVIVENFRPGTLEKWGLGWDRLSDVNPRLVLARVTGFGQFGPYARRAGFGTLAEAMSGFAAVTGEPDGPPTLPPFGLADSVAALSTAYAVLTALHGRDRTGRGQVVDMAIIEPMLTVLGPQPIWYDQLGYVQPRTGNRSTNNAPRNTYRAADGRWLAVSTSAQSIAERVMRLVGRPELVEEPWFGTGAGRAEHADELDAAVGGWIAERDSAEVIAAFEKAEAAVAPINDVRDVLADEQYQALGSITEVEDDELGTVRMQNVLFRLSETPGAIKWAGRRHGADTDAVLAELGLSAGEIAELREGGAL; encoded by the coding sequence ATGAACGACTCGCACGACTGCCCTGACGCAGCCCCTGACGGAACCCCGGCCGCACCCGCCGCCCCCCTCGCCGGTGTGCGCGTGCTCGATCTCGCCACCCTCTTCGCCGGACCGCTCGCCGCCACCATGCTCGGTGACTTCGGCGCCGAAGTGATCAAGGTAGAGCACCCGCGCAAGCCCGACCCGTCGCGCGGCCACGGCCCCGCCAAGGACGGCGTCGGCCTCTGGTGGAAGCTGCTCGGCCGGAACAAGCGGAACCTCACCCTCGATCTGTCCACCCCCGGCGGCCGCGACGTACTGCTGCGCCTCGCCGCCGAAGCGGACGTCATCGTCGAGAACTTCAGGCCCGGCACGCTGGAGAAGTGGGGCCTGGGCTGGGACCGGCTGTCCGACGTCAACCCGCGGCTGGTGCTGGCGCGGGTCACCGGCTTCGGGCAGTTCGGGCCGTACGCGCGCCGCGCCGGTTTCGGCACGCTCGCCGAGGCGATGAGCGGTTTCGCGGCGGTCACCGGGGAGCCGGACGGGCCGCCGACGCTGCCGCCGTTCGGCCTGGCGGACTCGGTGGCGGCGCTGTCCACGGCGTACGCGGTGCTGACGGCACTGCACGGCCGCGACCGTACGGGCCGCGGCCAGGTCGTCGACATGGCGATCATCGAGCCGATGCTGACGGTGCTGGGGCCGCAGCCGATCTGGTACGACCAGCTCGGCTACGTACAGCCGCGCACCGGCAACCGGTCCACGAACAACGCGCCGCGCAACACCTACCGCGCCGCGGACGGCCGTTGGCTGGCCGTGTCGACCTCCGCGCAGTCGATCGCGGAGCGGGTGATGCGGCTGGTGGGGCGGCCGGAGCTGGTGGAGGAACCGTGGTTCGGCACGGGTGCGGGGCGTGCGGAGCACGCGGACGAGCTGGACGCGGCGGTCGGCGGCTGGATAGCGGAGCGCGACAGCGCGGAGGTCATCGCCGCGTTCGAGAAGGCCGAGGCCGCGGTGGCGCCGATCAACGACGTACGGGACGTGCTGGCGGACGAGCAGTACCAGGCGCTCGGCTCGATCACCGAGGTGGAGGACGACGAGCTCGGAACCGTCCGCATGCAGAACGTCCTTTTCCGGCTCTCCGAGACCCCCGGCGCCATCAAGTGGGCGGGCCGCCGGCACGGCGCCGACACCGACGCCGTACTCGCCGAACTCGGCCTCAGCGCGGGCGAGATAGCCGAACTGCGGGAAGGAGGCGCGCTGTGA
- a CDS encoding ADP-ribosylglycohydrolase family protein, producing MTHHPLTLEDRTAGCLVGAAVGDALGGPVEGWTPEQIAERHGGRVHGIVGPFYEDWRTARPIAPYHKGDGHVTDDTLMTHALVRVYERVRDHLDAYAVADHLVPDLIGNPRWIPELEAEALPLQRIFLAEKWIVARLHYGHVDPREAGVGNIVNCGAAMYMAPVGAVNAGNPAAAYAEALDVAGAHQSSYGREAAGVFAAAVAAAFTPGATPASVVETALALAKDGTRDAIEAVCEVAAGHADFEGALKPLRAAVTPYDTVGPDYRQPSLGARRPSRLHAIEELPVALGMLLIGDGDFRHTVLGSVNYGRDCDSIATMSGAIVGALRGESAVPAEWSDEIGRASRLDLRAPAASLATVTREVFAHDQRRRRAHEDAFATLADL from the coding sequence ATGACGCACCACCCCCTGACCCTGGAGGACCGTACGGCCGGCTGCCTGGTCGGCGCGGCCGTAGGCGACGCGCTCGGCGGGCCGGTCGAGGGCTGGACGCCGGAGCAGATCGCGGAGCGGCACGGCGGCCGGGTGCACGGCATCGTCGGCCCGTTCTACGAGGACTGGCGGACGGCGCGGCCCATCGCCCCGTACCACAAGGGCGACGGACACGTCACCGACGACACCCTCATGACGCACGCCCTCGTACGCGTCTACGAGCGGGTGCGCGACCACCTCGACGCGTACGCCGTCGCCGACCACCTCGTGCCCGACCTGATCGGCAATCCGCGCTGGATTCCCGAACTCGAGGCCGAGGCGCTGCCGCTGCAACGCATCTTCCTCGCGGAGAAGTGGATCGTCGCGCGCCTCCACTACGGGCACGTCGACCCGCGCGAGGCGGGCGTCGGGAACATCGTCAACTGCGGCGCCGCGATGTACATGGCGCCGGTCGGCGCCGTCAACGCCGGTAACCCAGCGGCCGCGTACGCCGAGGCACTGGACGTCGCCGGGGCACACCAGTCCTCGTACGGGCGTGAGGCCGCGGGAGTCTTCGCGGCGGCGGTGGCGGCGGCGTTCACGCCGGGGGCGACGCCCGCGTCGGTCGTCGAGACGGCCCTGGCGCTGGCCAAGGACGGCACGCGCGACGCCATCGAGGCGGTGTGCGAAGTGGCCGCGGGGCACGCCGACTTCGAGGGCGCGCTGAAGCCGCTGCGGGCAGCGGTCACGCCGTACGACACGGTCGGCCCCGACTACCGGCAGCCCTCACTCGGCGCGCGACGGCCGTCCCGGCTGCACGCGATCGAGGAACTCCCCGTCGCGCTGGGGATGCTGCTGATCGGGGACGGCGACTTCCGGCACACGGTGCTGGGTTCGGTGAACTACGGCCGCGACTGCGACTCGATCGCCACCATGAGCGGCGCGATCGTCGGGGCGCTGCGCGGGGAAAGCGCGGTACCGGCGGAGTGGAGCGACGAGATCGGCCGCGCGAGCCGCCTCGATTTGCGGGCCCCGGCGGCCTCGCTGGCGACGGTCACGCGGGAGGTCTTCGCCCACGACCAACGACGGAGGCGCGCCCACGAGGACGCCTTCGCGACGCTGGCGGACCTGTGA
- a CDS encoding ADP-ribosylglycohydrolase family protein translates to MSGALRLTWVQPEDLVGHELRQAAEDGRDAAAIQRRWIAAGGALAPERAGASPGPTDPRLRALAQDVLDELAELPSPSAAYEPTDLAAIKAACPQWPTAAPTARTARTATHQPSGAAHTTRLEAAWLGRAVGCVLGKPVEKLPLTGIREIARATGNWPLHTWFTARGLPADTAARWPWNRRSAATSLAENIDGAPEDDDLNYPLLALLLLQRHGHTFRTADVAQLWLDELPAGRTFTAERVAYRNLLDGIEPPLTASTRNPFREWIGAQIRADVFGWTHPGDPATAAELAWRDAVLTHTANGVYGAMFVAAVTAAAAGAASGAPGAPAAPDKPAAPRVHECLRAGLAVVPERSRYAAAVRTGIEAALAEPTGTAAGFEPVADALHAAYGRHHWVHVLPNAALLSAALTHADGDFTGSVSRAVSGGWDTDSNGATAGSVAGLLAGAPDALPARWTAPLRNRLATTVGGLDGIGFDELAVRTAALAAPPAPPAPPGATAPRACAPGTTPPGTAPENATSRTDRQENPSP, encoded by the coding sequence ATGAGCGGCGCGTTGCGGCTGACATGGGTGCAGCCCGAGGACCTCGTCGGGCACGAGCTGCGGCAGGCCGCGGAGGACGGCCGGGACGCCGCCGCGATCCAGCGGCGCTGGATCGCGGCCGGCGGCGCGCTCGCGCCGGAGCGGGCCGGGGCGTCCCCCGGCCCGACAGATCCGCGGCTGCGTGCCCTGGCCCAGGACGTGCTCGACGAACTCGCCGAGCTGCCCTCCCCGTCGGCCGCCTACGAGCCCACCGATCTCGCCGCGATCAAGGCCGCCTGCCCGCAGTGGCCGACCGCCGCACCCACGGCGCGTACGGCGCGTACGGCGACACACCAACCGTCGGGCGCCGCACACACCACGCGCCTCGAAGCCGCCTGGCTCGGCCGCGCCGTCGGGTGCGTGCTCGGGAAGCCCGTCGAGAAGCTGCCCCTCACCGGTATTCGGGAGATCGCCCGCGCCACCGGCAACTGGCCGCTTCACACCTGGTTCACCGCCCGCGGCCTCCCCGCCGACACCGCCGCCCGCTGGCCCTGGAACCGCCGCAGCGCCGCCACTTCACTCGCCGAGAACATCGACGGCGCACCGGAGGACGACGACCTCAACTACCCCCTCCTCGCCCTTCTCCTGCTCCAGCGCCACGGCCACACCTTCCGCACCGCCGACGTCGCGCAGCTGTGGCTGGACGAGCTTCCCGCGGGCCGTACGTTCACCGCCGAGCGCGTCGCGTACCGCAACCTCCTCGACGGGATCGAGCCGCCGCTCACCGCGAGCACCCGCAACCCGTTCCGCGAGTGGATCGGGGCGCAGATCCGCGCCGACGTCTTCGGCTGGACCCACCCGGGCGACCCGGCGACGGCCGCCGAACTGGCCTGGCGCGACGCCGTGCTGACGCACACCGCCAACGGCGTGTACGGCGCCATGTTCGTGGCCGCCGTCACCGCCGCGGCGGCCGGCGCCGCGTCCGGCGCACCGGGCGCGCCCGCCGCACCGGACAAGCCCGCCGCGCCCCGCGTGCACGAGTGCCTGCGCGCCGGCCTGGCGGTCGTGCCGGAGCGGTCCCGTTACGCGGCGGCCGTCCGCACCGGTATCGAGGCGGCGCTGGCCGAACCGACCGGCACCGCGGCCGGTTTCGAACCGGTGGCGGACGCGCTGCACGCGGCGTACGGGCGGCACCACTGGGTGCACGTCCTGCCGAACGCCGCGCTGCTCAGCGCCGCCCTCACCCACGCCGACGGCGACTTCACCGGCTCCGTCTCCCGTGCGGTGTCGGGCGGTTGGGACACCGACTCCAACGGGGCGACGGCGGGCTCGGTGGCCGGGCTGCTCGCGGGCGCGCCGGACGCGCTCCCGGCGCGCTGGACGGCGCCGCTCCGGAACCGGCTGGCGACCACCGTCGGCGGTCTGGACGGCATCGGCTTCGACGAACTCGCCGTACGGACCGCCGCCCTGGCGGCCCCGCCCGCACCACCCGCACCACCCGGCGCCACGGCGCCCCGCGCCTGCGCACCCGGCACCACACCACCCGGCACCGCACCCGAGAACGCCACCAGCCGTACGGACCGACAGGAGAACCCCTCGCCATGA
- a CDS encoding HpcH/HpaI aldolase/citrate lyase family protein, with protein sequence MYVPGDRPDVVAKALGSGADVVIVDLEDAVAPERKAYARGATAELLSAPAPGPVPVHVRINALDTPLAEADTRALAPLPGLAGLRLPKVDGAADVARVARWAAGDAVPPLYPLLESALGIENAFAVATAHAAVYGIALGEADLRAVLGVTGDDGLAWPRSRAVVAARAAGLAPPAQSVYPDVRDVEGLARSCAHGRSLGFLGRTAIHPRQLPVIERAYLPSAQEVEAAEEVLRAAATDAGALALPDGRFVDAAVVAGARHTLALAHRKGR encoded by the coding sequence CTGTACGTACCGGGCGACCGCCCGGACGTCGTCGCCAAGGCGCTGGGCTCCGGGGCCGACGTCGTCATCGTCGACCTCGAGGACGCGGTCGCGCCCGAGCGCAAGGCGTACGCGCGCGGCGCCACCGCCGAACTGCTCAGCGCCCCTGCCCCGGGGCCCGTACCGGTCCACGTCCGCATCAACGCCCTGGACACCCCGCTCGCCGAGGCCGACACCCGTGCCCTCGCGCCGCTGCCGGGCCTGGCCGGGCTGCGGCTGCCCAAGGTCGACGGCGCGGCCGACGTGGCACGCGTCGCCCGGTGGGCGGCGGGCGACGCCGTACCGCCGCTGTACCCGTTGCTCGAATCGGCCCTCGGCATCGAGAACGCCTTCGCCGTCGCCACGGCGCACGCCGCCGTGTACGGCATCGCGCTGGGCGAGGCCGATCTGCGCGCCGTCCTGGGCGTGACCGGCGACGACGGGCTGGCGTGGCCGCGCAGCCGCGCTGTGGTCGCGGCGCGTGCGGCGGGGCTGGCGCCGCCGGCGCAGTCCGTGTATCCGGACGTACGGGACGTGGAGGGGCTGGCGCGCTCCTGCGCGCACGGCCGTTCCCTGGGCTTCCTCGGGCGTACGGCGATCCACCCGCGCCAACTGCCCGTGATCGAGCGGGCGTACCTGCCGTCGGCGCAGGAGGTCGAGGCCGCCGAGGAGGTGCTGCGGGCCGCCGCCACGGACGCGGGCGCGCTCGCGCTGCCGGACGGCCGGTTCGTGGACGCGGCGGTCGTCGCGGGCGCCCGGCACACCCTGGCCCTGGCGCACCGTAAGGGCCGCTGA
- a CDS encoding ADP-ribosylglycohydrolase family protein, which translates to MQLHAPDAVGTAFGGRRYSLNQPPEPLRLGPSDDAEWAAFTAESVLTAAGALLSDLGRDRRMRAALDLAWNSLASEVAAAAVRAPEVESAVLPLRARISVRAGLGNLAAGLRPPATGHDNPHFFDDAACVRATVLATVHPGDPAAAAELAAYDAHYTQDGDGVYGARAMAAAVAAAFGGADVDACVDAALDQLPADTEIRRNTQHAVRLARKAVAERPGLPGSAFALVPDLEHEIVDHIYSYGIAAAETVPVALAVAVAGRGQIAEAVPAAACLSRVADSAPALTGALTGAIGGAAALPRSWREACRSLSGCALPRLAGTDLVELADLLARTELTTPEGASAALYGMPVAADAADDHVSRTSRTSGTSRTSGTPHTHGTSRTPENTASTAGGTPVEGLTRP; encoded by the coding sequence TTGCAGCTGCACGCGCCGGACGCCGTGGGCACCGCCTTCGGCGGACGGCGCTACTCCCTCAACCAGCCCCCCGAACCCCTCCGCCTCGGCCCCTCCGACGATGCCGAATGGGCGGCGTTCACCGCCGAGTCGGTGCTCACCGCCGCGGGCGCGCTGCTCAGCGACCTCGGCCGGGACCGCCGTATGCGGGCGGCGCTCGACCTCGCGTGGAACAGCCTGGCCAGCGAGGTCGCCGCGGCCGCCGTACGCGCCCCCGAGGTGGAGTCGGCCGTGCTGCCGCTGCGCGCCCGTATCTCCGTACGGGCCGGGCTGGGGAATCTCGCCGCGGGCCTGCGCCCGCCCGCCACCGGGCACGACAACCCGCACTTCTTCGACGACGCGGCGTGCGTACGGGCGACGGTGCTGGCCACCGTCCACCCCGGCGACCCGGCGGCCGCCGCGGAACTGGCCGCGTACGACGCGCATTACACCCAGGACGGCGACGGCGTGTACGGCGCACGCGCGATGGCCGCGGCCGTCGCGGCGGCGTTCGGCGGCGCGGACGTGGACGCGTGCGTGGACGCCGCGCTCGACCAGCTCCCGGCGGACACCGAGATCCGCCGCAACACGCAGCACGCCGTACGGCTCGCCCGCAAGGCCGTCGCCGAGCGGCCGGGGCTGCCGGGCAGCGCGTTCGCGCTCGTGCCCGACCTGGAGCACGAGATCGTCGACCACATCTACAGCTACGGCATCGCCGCGGCCGAGACCGTACCCGTCGCGCTCGCCGTCGCCGTGGCGGGCCGCGGCCAGATCGCCGAGGCGGTGCCCGCCGCCGCCTGCCTGTCCCGGGTGGCCGACTCGGCGCCCGCGCTGACCGGCGCGCTGACCGGCGCCATCGGGGGCGCGGCGGCGCTGCCGCGCAGCTGGCGGGAGGCGTGCCGTTCGCTGTCGGGCTGCGCGCTGCCCCGGCTGGCGGGCACCGACCTGGTGGAGCTCGCCGACCTGCTGGCCCGTACGGAACTCACCACGCCCGAGGGCGCGTCAGCGGCCCTGTACGGCATGCCCGTGGCCGCCGACGCCGCTGACGACCACGTGTCCCGCACATCACGTACATCCGGCACGTCACGTACATCCGGCACGCCACATACGCACGGCACGTCACGTACGCCGGAAAACACAGCAAGCACAGCCGGGGGCACTCCGGTGGAAGGACTGACTCGCCCATGA
- a CDS encoding carbohydrate ABC transporter permease: protein MTALSAVFARTRRGAAERDGGRKARWTPGRFALLAVALLLALVWLLPLAWALATSFKPESETTKTPLEWIGSTVTFDAYERVWSVGDIPVWMFNSFVTASATTLLTVTTCAMAAYGFTRTDFRGRKVLYGVVLAGIMVPPQVLIAPLFVEMVQLGLVDTYWGVILPQVAVPAMVFILVKFFEGVPRELEEAAYVDGAGRWRVFWTIVIPLSRPVLSAVAIFTFITTWNNFLWPFLVTTDPDGMTLPVGLVNVLSSYGVRYAQVMASLVIAGLPLLVIFMLFQRQIVRGIAHTGLAGQ, encoded by the coding sequence ATGACCGCCCTGAGTGCCGTGTTCGCCCGTACCCGGCGTGGCGCCGCGGAGCGCGACGGGGGCCGCAAGGCCCGCTGGACCCCGGGCCGCTTCGCGCTGCTCGCCGTGGCGCTGCTGCTGGCGCTGGTCTGGCTGCTGCCGCTCGCGTGGGCGCTGGCCACCTCGTTCAAGCCCGAGTCCGAGACCACGAAGACCCCGCTGGAGTGGATCGGCTCCACGGTCACCTTCGACGCGTACGAGAGGGTGTGGTCGGTGGGCGACATCCCGGTGTGGATGTTCAACTCCTTCGTCACCGCCTCCGCCACCACCCTGCTGACGGTGACGACCTGCGCCATGGCCGCGTACGGCTTCACCCGCACCGACTTCCGCGGCCGCAAGGTGCTGTACGGGGTCGTGCTCGCCGGGATCATGGTGCCGCCGCAGGTGCTGATCGCGCCGCTGTTCGTGGAGATGGTGCAGCTGGGCCTGGTCGACACGTACTGGGGCGTGATCCTGCCGCAGGTGGCGGTGCCCGCGATGGTGTTCATCCTGGTGAAGTTCTTCGAGGGCGTGCCGCGTGAGCTGGAGGAGGCCGCCTACGTCGACGGGGCGGGCAGGTGGCGGGTGTTCTGGACGATCGTGATCCCGCTGTCCCGGCCGGTGCTCTCCGCCGTGGCGATCTTCACGTTCATCACCACCTGGAACAACTTCCTCTGGCCGTTCCTGGTGACCACCGACCCCGACGGGATGACGCTGCCCGTCGGACTGGTCAACGTGCTGTCGTCGTACGGCGTGCGCTACGCCCAGGTCATGGCGTCGCTGGTGATCGCCGGGCTGCCGCTGCTGGTCATCTTCATGCTCTTCCAGCGCCAGATCGTACGGGGCATCGCGCACACCGGCCTGGCGGGGCAGTGA
- the rbsK gene encoding ribokinase gives MTPPPAIAVLGSTNMDLVAYVPTAPRLGETVTGSAFRTIPGGKGANQAVAAARAGGAVSMIGAVGADDFGTQLRTALADAHVDTGGLRTVGGASGIAHIVVDDDGGNSIIVVPGANGTVGGLADGDDARIAAAGALLLQLEIPLSGVLAGARAARAHGVRVVLTPAPAQPLPGELLANTDLLVPNEHEAAALTGTSDPYKAAAELLATVPEVVVTLGAEGSLYAARGAEPVLVPAPRVQAEDTTAAGDTFVGALAVASGEGRPMPEALAWASAAAALSVQRAGASASMPYRHEIDAFTG, from the coding sequence ATGACCCCTCCCCCGGCCATCGCCGTACTGGGCAGCACCAACATGGACCTGGTCGCCTACGTCCCCACCGCACCGCGCCTCGGTGAGACCGTGACGGGCAGCGCGTTCCGTACGATCCCCGGCGGCAAGGGCGCGAACCAGGCCGTCGCCGCGGCCCGCGCGGGCGGCGCGGTGTCGATGATCGGGGCGGTCGGCGCGGACGACTTCGGCACGCAGCTGCGTACGGCGCTGGCCGACGCGCACGTCGACACGGGCGGCCTGCGGACCGTCGGCGGCGCGAGCGGCATCGCGCACATCGTGGTCGACGACGACGGCGGCAACTCCATCATCGTCGTGCCCGGCGCCAACGGCACGGTCGGCGGACTGGCCGACGGCGACGACGCCCGTATCGCCGCCGCCGGCGCGCTGCTCCTGCAGCTGGAGATCCCCCTGTCCGGCGTGCTCGCGGGGGCGCGGGCGGCACGGGCGCACGGCGTACGAGTCGTGCTGACGCCCGCTCCCGCGCAGCCGCTCCCGGGCGAACTCCTCGCCAACACCGACCTGTTGGTGCCGAACGAGCACGAGGCGGCGGCGCTCACGGGCACGTCCGACCCGTACAAGGCGGCGGCCGAACTGCTCGCCACCGTGCCCGAGGTGGTAGTGACGCTGGGCGCGGAGGGCAGCCTGTACGCCGCCCGCGGCGCCGAGCCGGTGCTGGTGCCCGCGCCGCGCGTACAGGCGGAGGACACCACGGCGGCCGGGGACACGTTCGTCGGCGCACTCGCGGTCGCGTCCGGTGAGGGGCGGCCCATGCCGGAGGCCCTGGCGTGGGCATCGGCGGCGGCCGCGCTCTCCGTACAGCGGGCGGGGGCGTCCGCGTCCATGCCGTACCGCCACGAGATCGACGCCTTCACCGGCTGA
- a CDS encoding ArsR/SmtB family transcription factor: MLRVYFTSEDLARVRVATGPDYLWEISNSVQTLQRRDGARVFGEWRRWARPRLSDSCRLLSPLLPPYGYSPDFLTPTYGDCESLQAAVDTLVHTPPPRLRTDLTRVAASRRLPVWTESLAGGDGDALQRLGQALHTYHLEALAPFWHRIHAHIDADRIIRLHSLLDGGTDGLLAGLGPRFRWRPPVLEADYPVDHELRLDGRGLTLQPSFFCWPTPITLADSELPPVLVYPIDHAMDWTRPEPPERPDDGPLGPLLGHTRAAVLRAARTGASTVELARMLAVTHPAISQHVKVLRAAGLVTTVRRAGRAFHVATAEGRALLRSGERGGAP, encoded by the coding sequence ATGCTGCGCGTGTACTTCACGTCCGAGGACCTGGCGCGGGTGCGGGTCGCCACGGGCCCGGACTACCTGTGGGAGATCAGCAACAGCGTCCAGACGCTGCAACGGCGCGACGGCGCACGGGTGTTCGGCGAGTGGCGCCGCTGGGCGCGGCCGCGGCTGTCGGACAGCTGCCGGCTGCTGTCGCCGCTCCTGCCGCCGTACGGCTACTCCCCGGACTTCCTCACGCCCACGTACGGCGACTGCGAGTCGCTGCAGGCCGCCGTCGACACCCTCGTCCACACGCCGCCGCCACGGCTGCGCACCGACCTGACGCGGGTGGCCGCCTCCCGGAGGCTGCCGGTCTGGACGGAGTCGCTCGCGGGCGGTGACGGCGACGCGCTCCAGCGGCTGGGGCAGGCGCTGCACACGTACCACCTGGAGGCGCTCGCCCCGTTCTGGCATCGCATCCACGCCCACATCGACGCCGACCGCATCATCCGCCTGCACTCGCTGCTCGACGGCGGTACGGACGGGCTGCTGGCCGGTCTCGGGCCCCGGTTCCGCTGGCGCCCGCCCGTGCTGGAGGCGGACTACCCGGTGGACCACGAACTGCGCCTGGACGGGCGGGGGCTCACCCTCCAGCCGTCGTTCTTCTGCTGGCCGACGCCGATCACGCTCGCCGACAGCGAGCTGCCCCCGGTGCTCGTCTATCCCATCGACCACGCGATGGACTGGACGCGGCCCGAGCCCCCGGAGCGTCCGGACGACGGCCCGCTGGGGCCGCTGCTCGGGCACACGCGGGCGGCGGTGCTCAGGGCGGCCCGTACGGGCGCGTCCACGGTCGAGTTGGCCCGCATGCTGGCGGTGACCCATCCGGCGATCAGCCAGCACGTGAAGGTGCTGCGTGCGGCGGGACTTGTGACCACGGTCCGCAGGGCGGGGCGGGCGTTCCACGTGGCGACGGCGGAGGGGCGGGCGCTGCTGCGCAGCGGTGAGCGGGGCGGCGCGCCCTAG